Proteins encoded by one window of Cyprinus carpio isolate SPL01 chromosome B6, ASM1834038v1, whole genome shotgun sequence:
- the LOC109068898 gene encoding somatostatin receptor type 5 produces the protein MEVHRHLSPPSTTEAPVWTNASSSVIPNQTFPPPFRLQTENWTNGRTPDYAPGVAGILIPLIYIIVCIVGLIGNTLVIHIVLRYSQAESVTNIYILNLAIADELFMLGLPFLAVQNGLLSWPFGSLMCRLVMTVDAINQFTSIFCLTVMSIDRYLAVVHPLQSSRWRQPRVAKTVNATVWGISFVVVLPVVVFAGVLQDDGNCSIVWPEPAEVWKAAFIVYTATVGFFGPLMVICLCYLLIVVKVRSSGRRVRATSIRRRKSERKITRMVVIVVAVFVFCWLPFYILNIVNLLVLLPGEFRGLYYFVVVLSYANSCANPILYGFLSDNFKRGFRKALCRSSRRVENQDQQQGTGMVALPLEEIRREHLKVSEVEEHNADQEMTKLPNGRHEDGAAGGTDGSISPTSDPAAVRNGARRTHKHLPENSADKRSVLEISCL, from the coding sequence ATGGAGGTACATCGACATCTTTCACCTCCCTCCACCACAGAAGCTCCAGTCTGGACTAATGCCTCCTCCTCCGTGATTCCCAACCAAACCTTCCCTCCTCCGTTTCGCCTTCAGACGGAGAACTGGACCAATGGCCGGACTCCGGATTATGCGCCGGGAGTGGCCGGGATCCTCATCCCTCTCATCTACATCATCGTGTGCATCGTGGGTCTGATCGGAAACACTCTGGTCATCCACATCGTGCTGCGATATTCCCAGGCGGAATCGGTGACCAATATCTACATCCTGAATCTGGCCATCGCAGACGAGCTGTTCATGCTGGGCCTGCCGTTCCTCGCCGTTCAGAACGGCCTGCTCTCCTGGCCCTTCGGATCGCTGATGTGTCGCCTGGTCATGACCGTAGACGCCATTAACCAGTTCACCAGCATCTTCTGTCTGACGGTGATGAGCATCGACCGCTATCTGGCCGTGGTGCATCCGCTCCAGTCCTCTAGGTGGCGCCAGCCGCGTGTGGCCAAGACGGTGAACGCCACTGTATGGGGCATATCTTTCGTGGTGGTTTTGCCTGTGGTGGTGTTTGCTGGAGTTCTGCAGGACGATGGGAACTGCAGCATCGTGTGGCCCGAGCCAGCGGAGGTTTGGAAAGCAGCGTTCATCGTATATACCGCGACGGTTGGGTTCTTCGGTCCTCTGATGGTCATCTGTCTCTGCTACCTGCTGATCGTGGTGAAGGTGCGCAGCTCCGGGCGAAGAGTCCGCGCCACGTCGATCCGCCGCAGAAAATCCGAGCGCAAGATCACGCGTATGGTGGTGATCGTCGTAGCCGTGTTCGTCTTCTGCTGGCTGCCGTTCTACATCTTAAACATCGTGAATCTGCTGGTTCTCCTGCCGGGAGAATTCAGAGGGCTGTATTACTTCGTTGTGGTTCTTTCTTACGCCAACAGTTGCGCAAATCCCATTCTGTACGGGTTTCTCTCGGATAACTTTAAAAGAGGTTTCCGGAAAGCTTTGTGTAGATCCTCCAGGCGCGTGGAAAACCAGGATCAGCAGCAGGGGACGGGAATGGTTGCGTTACCGCTAGAGGAGATTCGAAGAGAGCATCTGAAGGTGAGCGAAGTAGAAGAACACAACGCAGACCAAGAGATGACGAAACTCCCGAACGGGCGTCATGAGGACGGTGCTGCGGGAGGAACGGATGGCTCCATCAGCCCGACCTCTGACCCCGCAGCTGTCCGTAATGGAGCACGGCGGACACACAAACACCTGCCGGAGAACAGTGCCGACAAACGCTCGGTCCTGGAGATCAGCTGCTtgtaa